The Litoribrevibacter albus genome segment CAACCTGATCAATGGACCACCGCCATTCGCTTACTCAATCACACGCTGGTCGTAGATAAAATCTTCATTGCACACCTGCAAGGTGTCGCTCATTCCTTCTCCGCAACCAACACACCTGAAACACCAACGCTGGCTCAACTAAAACAACGCATCGAAGAAACCGATGCCTGGTTGATCAGTTATGTTCAAGAACTCAGCCCAACCTCGCTGAAGGAAGAAGTCGAGTTTACCTTCACCGATGGTGATTCAGGGCGTATGACACGAGAAGAGATTCTGGATCATTTAATCATCCACGGCG includes the following:
- a CDS encoding DinB family protein translates to MENKFRYKAWANQELLELVKQINKDEQPDQWTTAIRLLNHTLVVDKIFIAHLQGVAHSFSATNTPETPTLAQLKQRIEETDAWLISYVQELSPTSLKEEVEFTFTDGDSGRMTREEILDHLIIHGAYHRGNVGMLLTECGLNRPADIFTRFLHMPEQV